The Comamonas testosteroni genome contains the following window.
GCTTGCGGATCTTCCTCCAGGCCAGGCACCCGTCCGGCGATGGAGACGCCTGTGCCTTCACCCACTGCGGCGCTCAAGGCGCGTACCCCGGACTGGCCGGCCAGCAGGCGTTGCCAGGCCAGCTCTACATTGCACCCTAGAGGAGAGACCAAGCCCAAACCGGTGATGACTACCCGACGACCCATGCTGCACCTTCCGCTATTGAACCCAGGATCTGAGCCCAATTTTATTGATGATGATCGCAATCATAAATGAGTTTTGATGATGAGTATCATCTAACGTATGAAAGTGAGCAAAGCACAGGCCGCCGAGAACCGCGAAGGAATCGTGGATGCCGCTGCGCGCCTTTATCGAGAAAAGGGCCTGGATGGCGTGGGCGTGGCAGAGATCACACGCGATGCGGGCTTGACACATGGCGGGCTGTACCGGCACTTCGAGTCCAAGGATGCTCTCGCACGCGAGGCCTGCCTGCGTGCATTTGAGTGGACCATCACGCCGCTAGACGGATTGGAGTCCCCGGAGGTGGATGGCGCGCCTGCAACCAGACTCCGCGCGCTGGTGCATGGCTATCTTTCTGCGACGCATCGCGATCACCCCGGAGAAGGCTGCCCCGCTGCGGCATTGGCAGCAGATGCAGCAAGAGCGGGGCCTGAGATGTCTGAGGTTTTTGCCCAGGGAGTGGAACGCAATATCCAGCGCTTTATGAGCGTGCTCCAAGGCGATGATGCAGCCAAACGTACCCAGACTATCGTGACCCTCAGCAGCATGGTTGGTGCCTTGGTTCTCGCGCGTGCCACGGCAGCAGGCAACCCTGCGCTTTCTGAAGAAATATTGGCAACCTTGCGGGAGCAGTTAGCCCCGTAGCCGCCCGAATTAGGCATGCGCTCGCACATCTGATGCGCATCTCAATTTTAAGCGTGGCGGCTGTCACGGTCTGGCCCGGGGCGCACTGGATATCCAGACCGTTGAAGCACCAGCGCAGGTCGCTGTGCACCGCGTCAACACTGCCTCCCTGCGAGCGGGCTGACTGGCGCCAGTACGGCGTCCAGGGCTACAGCGGACAGCGGCTTGTGCAACCGCTGTCATTCAGAGAGCGCCGTATTCGCTCAACTTCTTGCTGAGCCTGAAGGTCCACAGTCGCTGCGCACGATCGTTGACGTCATTGGTGGTGAAGCGCGGGCTCGCCGCGCCCTTGGCGCACTTGCCATCGTTCACGATCTTGCCGTCGGCATCCACCATGCATTTGGTGACGTCC
Protein-coding sequences here:
- a CDS encoding TetR/AcrR family transcriptional regulator yields the protein MKVSKAQAAENREGIVDAAARLYREKGLDGVGVAEITRDAGLTHGGLYRHFESKDALAREACLRAFEWTITPLDGLESPEVDGAPATRLRALVHGYLSATHRDHPGEGCPAAALAADAARAGPEMSEVFAQGVERNIQRFMSVLQGDDAAKRTQTIVTLSSMVGALVLARATAAGNPALSEEILATLREQLAP